In Kangiella koreensis DSM 16069, a single window of DNA contains:
- a CDS encoding pepsin-like aspartic protease, with product MKLPITIVPAKGGYCAPIQIGCNQEVAHLLLDTGSSTIAVETKAYDHASDFYLKPTPLAQAITYGAGGWAGPIVETHLSLEHGSQRMLLKDAHIAVIKTEQQDNFYGADGILGLGYRELNRAHDLTEYFFERNQDPAHTYPWPFEVESSKSGIRQFRKQLKQYPGLYPKAFFTQLEEEKISKNKFALYTKRSIVHVADPTYTDEHLHADPLNQGLLILGAGEVHRELYHGNLETIDVVHDSYYNTKLISMQVGNGREIAAPPIQTNYRSKGRSNSIIDCGSSFLVLQRYLYQELMDELIDLNVDFIRHIERFQNANQAGKGYFPTDLDLNQWPEVHFYFLSPYGEKIRMSCTPDNYWQINALEHGRAYFMVMDQLKNWPDMSIMGLPLMSDYYCVFDREYDANGVIKVAKVKL from the coding sequence ATGAAACTACCGATTACCATAGTGCCTGCCAAGGGCGGCTATTGTGCGCCCATTCAGATTGGCTGCAACCAGGAAGTTGCCCATTTGCTGTTGGATACCGGTAGTAGCACCATTGCCGTCGAAACCAAAGCCTATGATCATGCGAGTGACTTTTACCTGAAGCCAACGCCACTGGCACAAGCCATCACTTATGGCGCGGGTGGCTGGGCCGGGCCCATAGTCGAAACACACTTGTCGTTGGAGCACGGCAGTCAGCGCATGTTGCTAAAAGACGCTCACATCGCTGTCATAAAAACCGAGCAGCAGGATAACTTCTACGGAGCCGATGGCATCTTGGGTCTTGGCTACCGAGAACTGAATCGTGCTCATGACCTTACGGAATATTTCTTTGAGCGAAATCAAGATCCAGCCCACACCTATCCTTGGCCATTTGAGGTTGAATCGAGCAAAAGTGGCATTCGACAATTTCGCAAACAGTTAAAGCAATATCCAGGACTGTACCCCAAAGCCTTTTTTACTCAACTCGAAGAAGAGAAAATCAGTAAAAACAAATTTGCACTTTATACCAAGCGCTCAATTGTGCATGTTGCCGACCCTACCTATACCGATGAACACTTGCATGCCGACCCATTAAATCAGGGGCTGTTAATTCTTGGAGCAGGTGAAGTCCATCGCGAACTTTACCACGGCAATCTGGAAACAATAGACGTTGTGCATGACAGCTACTACAACACCAAACTCATTTCGATGCAGGTGGGCAATGGGCGTGAAATTGCTGCGCCACCCATTCAAACGAATTACCGCAGTAAAGGTCGCTCCAATAGCATCATTGACTGCGGCTCCAGCTTTCTGGTCTTGCAACGTTATTTATATCAAGAATTAATGGATGAGTTGATTGATCTAAATGTTGATTTCATTCGTCATATCGAACGCTTCCAGAACGCCAATCAGGCTGGAAAAGGCTACTTCCCTACCGATTTGGATCTAAACCAATGGCCTGAGGTTCACTTTTATTTCCTTAGTCCTTATGGTGAAAAAATTCGCATGAGCTGTACCCCTGACAACTATTGGCAAATCAATGCGCTGGAACATGGTCGCGCCTATTTCATGGTTATGGATCAGCTGAAAAACTGGCCTGATATGTCGATTATGGGATTGCCACTGATGAGTGATTATTACTGCGTTTTTGATCGTGAATACGATGCCAACGGTGTGATTAAAGTTGCCAAGGTGAAACTCTAA
- a CDS encoding SLC13 family permease, with protein sequence MTFEVMFIFALVLAVFIAFIWEKYPPEVIALASSAILMVVGILDTGEFLSVFSSSAPMTIAMMFIISASLERTGVLQIISNILKRSAKGSYLRSILVIMFFSMISSAFMNNTPIVIMLTPVVISLAASINMAPSKLLIPLSFASIFGGTLTLVGTSTNILMSTVATEHGQPEIGMFEMTLPALFFVAVGFTYMMLVSRFLLPDRYSLANIVGSQPERKFIAEILIPADSDHIGKPVKDFSLPVQGARVIDMVRRNISVRRRMNDLKIKGGDRFILKTDASELLSLKEDGQVEFSSSLPQGFEPVTASESLLMEASINEKSRLLGRRLVDLGLARKYGVYVIAIHRNDENLNEDFESIKLKFGDTLLLEGPAEGIKRLLEDGNIINLTEPQDRPIRRSKAPIAFITIIGIMVLAAMKVLPIAGLAIIGATIVMVTRCVDPDEAFDAIDWRILFLIFGMLGLSLGMEKTGAAELLVNGVVGITDGIGPVGLLFTVYVLTSLLTEMISNNAVAVLIGPLVIALAEQLGLDPRPFIMAVMFAASASFATPIGYQTNTFVYGAGGYKFKDFLKIGIPLNIIFALLATAVIPLFFPF encoded by the coding sequence ATGACCTTTGAAGTCATGTTCATTTTTGCGCTAGTTCTGGCGGTGTTTATCGCTTTTATCTGGGAGAAATACCCGCCCGAAGTTATAGCCTTGGCATCATCAGCCATCTTGATGGTGGTGGGTATTCTGGATACTGGGGAGTTTTTATCAGTATTTAGCAGTAGTGCGCCGATGACTATTGCCATGATGTTTATTATCAGTGCTTCGTTAGAGCGCACCGGGGTCTTGCAGATCATCAGCAATATCCTCAAACGTAGTGCAAAAGGCTCCTATCTTCGTTCAATATTGGTCATCATGTTTTTCAGCATGATTTCGTCAGCTTTCATGAATAATACGCCGATTGTCATCATGCTGACGCCGGTGGTCATTTCATTGGCGGCCAGTATTAATATGGCACCTTCCAAGTTATTGATCCCCTTATCTTTTGCTTCAATCTTCGGGGGGACATTAACGTTAGTCGGAACCTCTACTAATATCTTGATGAGTACTGTGGCAACCGAACATGGCCAGCCAGAAATTGGTATGTTCGAAATGACTCTGCCGGCTCTATTTTTTGTGGCGGTGGGCTTCACCTATATGATGCTGGTAAGCCGTTTTCTATTACCCGACCGATACTCTCTTGCTAATATCGTTGGCAGTCAGCCAGAGCGAAAGTTTATTGCTGAAATTCTGATTCCGGCAGACTCGGACCATATTGGTAAGCCTGTAAAAGACTTCTCCTTGCCCGTTCAAGGGGCCAGAGTTATCGACATGGTTCGGCGAAATATATCGGTCAGGCGAAGAATGAATGACCTGAAAATTAAGGGTGGTGATCGTTTCATTTTGAAAACTGATGCCAGCGAGCTGTTAAGTTTGAAAGAAGATGGTCAGGTTGAGTTTAGTTCATCATTGCCGCAGGGATTTGAACCAGTGACTGCCAGCGAGTCTTTGCTGATGGAAGCCAGTATCAACGAAAAGTCTCGATTACTCGGACGCCGATTGGTTGATTTAGGCCTGGCGCGAAAATACGGGGTCTATGTGATCGCTATTCACCGAAATGACGAGAATTTGAATGAGGATTTTGAAAGTATCAAATTAAAGTTTGGTGATACCCTTTTACTTGAGGGACCAGCAGAAGGGATCAAGCGTTTGCTGGAAGATGGAAACATTATCAACTTAACCGAGCCGCAAGACAGGCCTATCCGACGCAGCAAGGCTCCTATCGCTTTCATTACTATTATTGGCATCATGGTGCTTGCAGCAATGAAAGTACTACCTATTGCTGGATTGGCCATTATTGGTGCGACTATTGTCATGGTGACGCGTTGCGTTGATCCTGATGAAGCTTTTGATGCGATTGACTGGCGTATTCTGTTTTTGATTTTTGGGATGCTAGGCCTCAGTCTGGGTATGGAAAAAACGGGTGCTGCTGAGTTGCTGGTTAATGGAGTGGTTGGTATTACCGATGGTATCGGCCCAGTGGGGTTATTATTTACGGTATATGTTTTGACATCACTATTGACGGAAATGATCAGTAATAACGCGGTAGCGGTTTTGATTGGCCCGCTGGTTATCGCGCTGGCTGAGCAATTGGGGCTCGACCCGAGACCTTTTATTATGGCTGTGATGTTTGCTGCGAGCGCTAGCTTTGCAACGCCGATTGGCTATCAAACCAATACCTTCGTTTACGGCGCTGGCGGTTATAAATTTAAAGACTTCCTAAAGATCGGTATTCCGTTGAATATTATTTTTGCACTGTTAGCGACCGCGGTCATTCCGCTCTTTTTTCCTTTCTAG
- the rarD gene encoding EamA family transporter RarD, translating to MQNINRAGYIYGILAFVIWGLAPIYFKALEGVSALEILAHRVAWSVPVVLLIMWAIKRPFPKNILQDKKTISILIITSILISGNWLAFTWAVTNERVLETSLGYFINPLFSVALGIAFLKEKLTTWSKIALILATLGVVYRIISLGSLPWVSLWLAFSFGLYGLLRKQVNIGPLQGLLVETLIVLPITAGYILYLWYTETGAFLHTSVSIDWLLLAGGIITTVPLALFSAGARLLPLNTIGFMQYLAPSLTFLLAVFVFKEHFNTDLLITFALIWAGLIVYTIGVVRQQNRKRLDRKAAAKLVENELKEK from the coding sequence ATGCAAAATATTAATCGCGCGGGATACATTTACGGCATTTTGGCATTTGTTATCTGGGGGCTTGCGCCAATCTATTTTAAGGCTCTTGAAGGTGTTTCCGCACTTGAGATTCTGGCGCACCGAGTTGCCTGGTCAGTTCCGGTGGTATTGCTGATCATGTGGGCGATTAAGCGTCCTTTTCCCAAAAATATCCTGCAAGATAAGAAGACCATCTCCATTCTTATCATCACTTCTATCTTAATTTCTGGCAACTGGCTTGCCTTTACCTGGGCGGTGACCAATGAGCGGGTGCTGGAAACCAGTCTTGGCTACTTTATTAATCCATTATTTAGCGTTGCGTTGGGCATTGCCTTTTTGAAGGAGAAGCTGACAACTTGGAGCAAGATTGCCTTGATTTTAGCGACGTTAGGCGTAGTTTACCGAATTATATCGTTAGGAAGCCTGCCTTGGGTCTCCTTATGGCTGGCTTTTTCGTTTGGTTTATATGGTTTGTTACGTAAGCAGGTCAATATCGGGCCATTGCAGGGTTTGTTGGTTGAAACCTTGATCGTGTTGCCGATTACCGCTGGTTACATCCTTTACTTGTGGTACACCGAAACCGGTGCTTTCCTACACACTTCAGTTTCCATTGACTGGCTGTTGCTGGCTGGCGGTATTATTACTACCGTACCATTAGCTTTGTTTTCCGCTGGCGCCAGACTGCTACCGCTGAACACCATTGGTTTTATGCAATACCTTGCTCCATCATTAACTTTCTTGTTGGCGGTGTTTGTATTCAAAGAACATTTCAATACAGACTTATTGATCACCTTTGCTCTGATCTGGGCAGGCTTAATCGTGTATACCATCGGCGTTGTGCGACAGCAGAACCGAAAAAGACTGGACAGAAAGGCAGCAGCAAAGCTGGTGGAAAATGAACTGAAAGAAAAGTGA
- a CDS encoding thioesterase family protein, with product MGFLKRTALEMLGEALVNKIPFNRHIGLEYESVGDEECVIKFDMKPELVGNYFHGILHGGVISSALDMVGGTMAAVGILNDNPATHLPQLKTKLAKLSTIDIRVDYLRPGRGEQFFAKAQLLRAGRKVAVVRMELENNEGSLIAVATGTYMVG from the coding sequence ATGGGATTCTTGAAACGAACAGCGCTGGAGATGCTTGGCGAGGCTTTGGTCAATAAAATACCCTTCAATCGCCATATCGGCCTCGAATATGAGAGCGTCGGTGACGAGGAATGTGTTATCAAGTTTGATATGAAACCCGAGTTAGTAGGTAATTACTTTCATGGTATTCTCCATGGTGGAGTTATTTCTTCGGCGTTGGATATGGTCGGCGGCACTATGGCTGCGGTGGGCATATTGAATGACAACCCAGCAACCCACTTACCACAGTTAAAAACTAAGCTGGCAAAATTAAGCACTATAGACATTCGTGTGGATTATCTACGTCCCGGCCGGGGCGAGCAGTTTTTTGCAAAGGCGCAACTTCTAAGAGCTGGCCGCAAGGTGGCGGTGGTGCGTATGGAGCTGGAAAATAATGAAGGTTCTTTAATTGCGGTGGCGACTGGCACTTATATGGTCGGCTAA
- a CDS encoding c-type cytochrome, whose protein sequence is MTNFKNVLVFIASFSIAGFAGIATAKHMSDHNVEERLKPVHSVYVEGDEVPQVANAAPAAAGGGSSAARSGEQIYNTNCMACHTTGAAGAPKIGDAADWNARMEKGIDTVYSHAIDGFNAMPPKGTCATCSDDEIKATVDYILENSN, encoded by the coding sequence ATGACCAATTTCAAAAACGTATTAGTTTTTATCGCCAGCTTCAGCATTGCCGGTTTTGCTGGTATCGCTACGGCAAAACACATGAGTGATCACAATGTCGAAGAACGCTTGAAGCCTGTTCACAGCGTTTATGTTGAAGGTGATGAAGTGCCACAAGTAGCTAATGCAGCTCCAGCAGCCGCAGGTGGTGGTTCTTCAGCTGCACGTTCTGGCGAGCAAATCTACAACACTAACTGCATGGCCTGCCACACCACTGGCGCAGCGGGCGCACCTAAAATTGGTGATGCTGCTGACTGGAATGCTCGCATGGAAAAAGGCATTGATACGGTTTACTCACACGCTATCGACGGCTTCAACGCCATGCCTCCTAAAGGTACTTGTGCAACCTGTTCAGATGATGAAATCAAAGCAACGGTTGATTACATCTTAGAAAACAGCAACTAA
- a CDS encoding c-type cytochrome has product MKSLLLLTIILFASLLSGCTSEPQERTGESIYYQSCFSCHERGHGGAPMRGDMEQWQPRLDKGQEAMMTSMVEGYKGMPPKGACFDCSEADLQMAFDFMLLPKE; this is encoded by the coding sequence ATGAAAAGCCTACTTTTATTGACCATCATCCTGTTCGCCAGCTTACTATCTGGCTGCACCTCGGAACCGCAAGAGCGCACCGGCGAAAGCATTTACTACCAATCCTGTTTCAGCTGCCATGAACGCGGCCACGGCGGCGCACCCATGCGCGGCGATATGGAACAATGGCAACCGCGACTCGACAAAGGACAGGAAGCCATGATGACTAGCATGGTTGAAGGCTACAAAGGAATGCCACCCAAAGGCGCCTGCTTCGATTGTAGCGAAGCCGACCTGCAAATGGCCTTCGACTTTATGTTATTGCCAAAGGAATAG
- the queG gene encoding tRNA epoxyqueuosine(34) reductase QueG has translation MVNSKPPEMPLTDQQLEQIKQTAVKLAKQHGFQDLRVSDTNTSGYFERFKQWVDDGYHGCMSFLERNQELRQNPAELHPNSCRVLSLRFDYLNDNASFTTPLKDKSIANISRYALGRDYHKLMRKRLQQVIEELKSTLNDELDIDYRVFVDSAPVLETAFAEKSGLGWKGKHTLIINKDAGSWFFLGEIFINLPLPVDEPGEDMCGGCTSCITLCPTNAILDDRKIDARRCISYLTIENQGAIPEELRPLMGNRIYGCDDCQLACPWNRYSKQTQIDDFSPRHNLHTISLETLWGWDEQEFLDNFQGSPIRRIGYQNWLRNLAVAIGNSKQPAMIEPLKAKYEDANEMVQEHIDWAIDQLSNPYKTDTSTIDKKTQKLIHCVTVMLPRDA, from the coding sequence ATGGTAAATTCTAAACCTCCTGAAATGCCCTTAACCGACCAACAACTCGAACAGATCAAACAAACGGCGGTTAAGCTGGCCAAACAGCATGGCTTTCAGGATCTGCGCGTCTCCGATACCAACACCAGCGGTTATTTCGAGCGCTTCAAGCAATGGGTTGATGATGGCTATCATGGCTGCATGTCGTTTCTTGAGCGTAATCAGGAATTGCGCCAAAATCCTGCCGAGCTGCACCCCAATAGCTGTCGTGTTCTCTCTCTGCGCTTTGACTACCTCAATGACAACGCCAGCTTCACGACACCACTCAAAGATAAATCGATTGCCAATATTTCACGTTATGCACTGGGCCGCGATTATCACAAATTGATGCGTAAACGCCTGCAGCAAGTGATCGAAGAATTAAAGTCGACATTAAATGATGAGCTGGATATTGATTATCGGGTATTCGTCGATAGCGCCCCAGTTCTTGAAACCGCCTTCGCCGAAAAGTCTGGGCTGGGCTGGAAAGGCAAACACACGCTGATTATCAATAAAGATGCAGGCTCCTGGTTTTTCCTCGGTGAAATCTTCATCAACCTGCCGCTACCAGTGGATGAGCCCGGCGAAGATATGTGTGGTGGCTGCACTTCCTGCATCACACTCTGCCCAACCAATGCCATTCTGGATGACCGTAAGATTGATGCGCGGCGCTGCATTTCTTATCTGACTATTGAGAATCAGGGAGCTATCCCCGAAGAACTTCGGCCTTTAATGGGTAATAGAATCTATGGCTGCGACGACTGCCAGCTGGCCTGCCCCTGGAATCGCTATTCGAAACAGACACAGATAGATGACTTTTCGCCACGCCATAACCTGCATACTATTTCACTCGAAACCTTATGGGGCTGGGATGAACAAGAATTTCTTGATAATTTTCAGGGGAGTCCAATACGCCGCATCGGCTACCAGAACTGGTTGCGCAACCTTGCCGTCGCTATTGGCAACTCCAAGCAGCCTGCGATGATTGAGCCGCTTAAAGCCAAATACGAAGACGCCAATGAAATGGTACAAGAACATATCGACTGGGCCATCGACCAACTCAGCAACCCTTACAAAACCGACACCAGCACAATCGATAAAAAAACGCAGAAACTGATTCACTGCGTGACAGTAATGCTACCGAGAGACGCTTAA
- a CDS encoding YoaK family protein: MISKLPRWVEFGAFILAFVAGYVNAVGLLGFEHQSVSHLSGTATLLGTELISSSAQNVLHLVAVLVSFFLGAGLSGFILHGSTLRLGRHYDTALYLECILLLSALVLLNDGAIAGHYLASAACGLQNALATTYSGAIVRTTHVTGIFTDLGIMFGAKLRGESFDKRKAILFLIIITGFVVGGVIGAVLFDHLVFNALIIPSAIVLVLGVGYRIYNVKRASKKVES, translated from the coding sequence GTGATTTCTAAACTTCCTCGTTGGGTTGAGTTTGGCGCGTTTATTTTGGCCTTTGTCGCCGGTTATGTTAATGCGGTGGGGTTATTAGGTTTTGAGCATCAGTCAGTGTCGCATTTATCGGGTACAGCAACCCTGCTTGGCACTGAGTTAATCAGCTCTTCTGCACAGAATGTGCTGCATCTTGTCGCAGTTCTGGTCAGTTTTTTCCTGGGAGCGGGACTTTCCGGGTTCATCTTGCATGGTAGTACCTTACGGCTTGGTCGACATTACGATACGGCGTTATATCTCGAGTGCATCTTGTTACTTAGTGCGTTGGTACTACTCAATGATGGCGCAATTGCTGGTCATTATTTGGCGTCAGCGGCCTGTGGGTTACAAAATGCATTGGCCACAACCTACAGCGGAGCCATTGTACGAACCACTCATGTAACAGGGATTTTTACCGATTTGGGGATCATGTTTGGAGCAAAGCTTCGAGGTGAGTCATTTGATAAGCGAAAAGCCATTTTATTTCTGATTATCATTACAGGATTTGTTGTTGGTGGCGTCATTGGTGCTGTGTTATTCGACCACCTGGTTTTTAATGCACTGATCATTCCCAGTGCGATTGTCCTGGTTTTAGGGGTTGGCTATCGAATTTATAACGTGAAGAGAGCTTCTAAAAAAGTAGAGTCTTAA
- a CDS encoding SRPBCC domain-containing protein: protein MKITISTTVNADLNTVWNCWNNPNDIKQWNTASEDWHTTQSMVDLREGGKFTSRMEAKDGSMGFDFAGTYTKVDKPNHIEYVMDDDRQVTIDFKQTESRITVTETFDAEEQHDSEFQKQGWQSILDNFARHVENK, encoded by the coding sequence ATGAAAATAACAATATCAACCACAGTAAATGCTGATCTCAATACCGTATGGAACTGTTGGAACAATCCAAACGACATCAAACAATGGAACACCGCTTCCGAAGACTGGCACACCACACAAAGCATGGTTGATCTACGCGAGGGCGGGAAATTCACATCACGGATGGAAGCCAAAGACGGCAGTATGGGTTTTGATTTTGCAGGAACTTACACCAAAGTCGACAAACCCAATCACATTGAATATGTCATGGATGATGATCGCCAGGTAACAATTGATTTCAAACAAACAGAGAGTAGAATAACCGTCACAGAAACCTTTGATGCAGAGGAGCAACATGACTCCGAATTCCAGAAGCAGGGCTGGCAAAGCATTCTAGATAACTTTGCGCGGCATGTTGAAAACAAGTAG
- a CDS encoding PDZ domain-containing protein, which yields MKTIIAALILCFACTGYAGEKGSIGFSGDVAVDGFFNPEIASFKVKEVYADSPAEKAGLMAGDEVLAIEDCEIPGCDTDDAQELMERAPGEELRLKVKTKEGEEKDIVIKVGEPK from the coding sequence ATGAAGACAATAATAGCAGCCCTCATATTATGCTTTGCCTGTACGGGATATGCTGGAGAAAAAGGTTCGATAGGTTTTTCTGGGGATGTCGCTGTAGATGGTTTTTTTAATCCTGAGATTGCTTCCTTTAAAGTAAAAGAAGTCTACGCGGATTCGCCAGCTGAGAAAGCTGGGCTTATGGCAGGAGATGAGGTATTAGCTATTGAGGATTGTGAAATTCCGGGTTGTGATACTGATGATGCTCAGGAGTTAATGGAAAGAGCGCCCGGTGAGGAGTTAAGGTTGAAAGTGAAAACTAAGGAAGGTGAAGAAAAAGATATTGTCATTAAGGTTGGAGAGCCAAAGTAG
- a CDS encoding SpoIIAA family protein: protein MLNVKVDADRGLVILEPDGALTDNDFRLAAQLIDPVIEKAGSLAGIIIRTRSFPGWNSFAALVSHLRFVREHHKSVKRIAFVTDSPVGSFAQAIGNHFISAQIRHFTFDEFEAARRWILFGE, encoded by the coding sequence ATGTTGAATGTTAAAGTTGATGCGGATCGTGGGTTGGTCATTTTAGAGCCGGACGGTGCTTTGACTGATAATGACTTTCGACTCGCTGCGCAGTTGATTGATCCGGTAATTGAAAAAGCAGGTTCATTGGCAGGTATTATCATCAGAACCCGGTCATTTCCTGGCTGGAATTCTTTTGCTGCTTTGGTATCGCATCTTCGTTTTGTTCGGGAACATCATAAAAGTGTTAAACGAATTGCGTTTGTCACTGACTCGCCTGTCGGTTCTTTTGCCCAAGCAATTGGCAATCACTTTATCAGTGCACAGATAAGACACTTTACGTTTGATGAGTTTGAAGCAGCCAGGCGTTGGATATTGTTTGGGGAATAA
- a CDS encoding VOC family protein encodes MKPKFEPGRNMAMKVPAHEYDKTVAFYRDVLGFELIPLDNDETTDTIRFKFGDKVLWIDRVETVSQGEIWLEVVTDDLDAATEYFQQSEVVRCDEIEPLPEGFKGFWISSPSNIIHLVTNSD; translated from the coding sequence ATGAAACCAAAATTTGAGCCAGGGCGTAATATGGCGATGAAGGTGCCGGCGCATGAGTATGATAAGACTGTGGCGTTTTATCGTGATGTGTTGGGTTTTGAGCTGATACCGCTTGATAATGATGAGACGACGGATACGATTCGTTTTAAGTTTGGCGATAAGGTGTTGTGGATTGATAGGGTGGAGACGGTGAGTCAGGGGGAAATCTGGTTAGAGGTTGTGACTGATGATCTTGATGCGGCGACTGAGTACTTTCAGCAAAGCGAGGTGGTGCGTTGCGATGAGATCGAGCCTTTGCCTGAGGGCTTTAAGGGCTTCTGGATTTCAAGTCCGTCCAATATTATTCACTTGGTCACTAATTCGGATTAA
- a CDS encoding DUF2971 domain-containing protein, which produces MNFDYIYKFHKVTDHSKKALLNRKIWLSTQESLNDPFEGVTKTIYPTDRTDLITKCVNYMTEMLCDEENLEKSHAQNIVLQRYLENPDGFLEIVLEQAKKEHNSAIEHTRNLGIYSTSADIPNDERSHIANMIMWSLYADGFKGFCIKYNAKELYRSLRELNSEDKFSYTKVNYVTQPYEVDLFSLVHKDNIAYLKALQFKHEQWEHECECRILSTSAGLKEISQNSIEAIYFGDKISEQNEIGLIEIMQQSFPNTPIFRVKLDSQSYGIRVGEKI; this is translated from the coding sequence GTGAACTTCGATTACATATATAAGTTTCATAAAGTTACTGATCATTCCAAAAAGGCGTTACTCAATAGAAAAATATGGCTTTCAACACAAGAATCATTGAATGATCCATTTGAAGGTGTAACGAAAACAATCTACCCAACTGATCGAACAGATCTCATCACAAAGTGTGTAAATTACATGACAGAAATGTTATGTGATGAAGAAAACCTAGAAAAAAGCCATGCTCAAAATATTGTTCTTCAGAGATACCTTGAAAATCCAGACGGATTCCTTGAAATAGTTCTTGAGCAAGCCAAAAAAGAACACAACTCAGCAATAGAACACACTAGAAATTTAGGCATATATTCAACGTCTGCTGATATACCAAACGATGAACGCTCTCATATCGCCAATATGATCATGTGGTCTCTGTATGCTGATGGTTTCAAAGGGTTTTGTATAAAATACAATGCAAAGGAGCTTTATAGATCACTCAGAGAATTAAATTCAGAAGATAAGTTCTCATATACAAAAGTCAATTATGTAACACAGCCTTATGAGGTAGATCTATTTTCGCTGGTACATAAAGACAATATTGCGTATCTGAAAGCATTACAATTCAAGCATGAGCAATGGGAGCATGAGTGCGAATGCAGAATATTAAGCACATCTGCAGGTTTAAAAGAAATATCCCAAAACTCTATTGAAGCCATATATTTTGGAGATAAAATCTCTGAACAAAATGAAATTGGTCTCATTGAAATAATGCAGCAATCGTTCCCAAACACTCCAATTTTTCGTGTAAAGCTTGATAGCCAAAGCTATGGGATTAGAGTCGGGGAGAAAATATAA
- a CDS encoding penicillin-insensitive murein endopeptidase, with translation MNKTILPILLIILVATVPKVSYAKESTCYGTTSAGRLEGGVQLPKSGSNFVGYSDIAHLVGRTYVHSEVKDIVIDAYKYLELERPAKVYKYAETGWEKGGEFKPHKTHRNGLSVDFMTPVINAEGESVHLHTNPANRFGYDIEFDKNGKYNNLKIDYEALAAHIVALDEAAKARGHKLWRVIFDPELQAGLFETQFGDYIKKNIKLSNRRSWVRHDEHYHVDFEIPCKK, from the coding sequence ATGAACAAAACAATACTTCCTATATTGCTAATTATTTTAGTCGCTACAGTACCTAAAGTTTCATACGCCAAAGAAAGCACGTGTTATGGCACAACTTCTGCAGGTCGTCTTGAGGGAGGGGTACAATTACCTAAAAGTGGATCTAACTTTGTTGGCTATAGCGACATCGCGCACCTGGTTGGGCGAACCTATGTTCATTCTGAAGTAAAAGATATTGTTATTGACGCTTACAAATATTTAGAATTAGAGCGGCCTGCGAAAGTCTATAAATACGCTGAGACTGGCTGGGAAAAAGGCGGTGAATTTAAGCCACACAAAACCCACAGAAATGGATTGTCGGTCGATTTTATGACGCCAGTTATCAATGCTGAAGGTGAATCTGTGCATTTACACACAAACCCAGCCAACCGGTTTGGTTACGACATAGAGTTTGATAAAAATGGTAAATATAATAATCTAAAAATTGATTACGAAGCACTTGCCGCTCACATTGTTGCCCTGGATGAAGCAGCAAAAGCAAGAGGTCATAAATTATGGCGCGTAATATTTGACCCTGAACTACAAGCAGGTTTATTTGAAACCCAGTTTGGCGATTACATCAAAAAGAATATAAAGCTATCGAATAGAAGATCATGGGTACGTCACGATGAACATTACCATGTGGATTTCGAAATACCTTGTAAAAAGTAA